In Deltaproteobacteria bacterium, a single genomic region encodes these proteins:
- a CDS encoding LysR family transcriptional regulator encodes MERSQLAALDTNLLVALDALLQTRHVERAARRLSVSPSAMSHTLARLRALLDDPILVRVGRQMAATARAQALAVPLRDGLALLERVVAAPKRFDPAAERRPLRLAAVDFAQALVVPPLHRALQREAPSVDLVVLPFQPASAAALARDEIDLGISGSRTVTGLRSREIHREPFVCVLRRGHPALRTRLTVKRFAALDHVLISPAGKVIGSVGLALRKRGLRRRIAAVVPSFHVAAEIVAGSDAVLTCGQRSAESVRRYLALEVVAPPLPIEGFPVSMFWHERHEHDPFLAWAREQVAAAAGMR; translated from the coding sequence ATGGAACGCAGCCAACTCGCCGCGCTCGACACCAACCTGCTCGTGGCCCTCGACGCGCTGCTGCAGACTCGTCACGTCGAGCGTGCGGCGAGGCGGCTGTCGGTCAGCCCGTCGGCGATGAGTCACACGCTGGCCCGCCTGCGCGCGCTGCTCGACGACCCCATCCTCGTTCGCGTCGGACGCCAGATGGCCGCGACCGCGCGCGCGCAGGCGTTGGCAGTGCCCCTGCGCGACGGCCTCGCCCTGCTCGAGCGCGTGGTCGCAGCGCCCAAGCGGTTCGATCCCGCCGCCGAGCGTCGCCCGCTGCGGCTCGCGGCGGTGGACTTCGCCCAGGCTCTGGTGGTGCCGCCGCTGCACCGCGCGCTGCAGCGGGAAGCCCCGAGCGTCGATCTGGTGGTGTTGCCGTTCCAGCCTGCGTCCGCGGCCGCGCTCGCCCGCGACGAGATCGATCTCGGCATCTCGGGCTCGCGCACGGTGACCGGCCTGCGCAGCCGCGAGATCCACCGCGAGCCCTTCGTGTGCGTGCTGCGGCGCGGGCATCCCGCCCTGCGCACGCGCCTCACCGTCAAGCGCTTCGCAGCGCTCGACCACGTGCTCATCTCGCCGGCCGGCAAGGTCATCGGCTCGGTCGGCCTCGCGCTGCGCAAGCGAGGCCTGCGGCGTCGCATCGCCGCGGTGGTGCCGAGCTTCCACGTCGCGGCCGAGATCGTCGCGGGCTCCGACGCCGTGTTGACGTGCGGCCAGCGATCCGCGGAGTCCGTGCGACGCTACCTCGCGCTCGAGGTGGTCGCGCCGCCGCTGCCGATCGAGGGCTTCCCGGTGTCGATGTTCTGGCACGAGCGACACGAGCACGACCCGTTCCTGGCGTGGGCGCGCGAGCAGGTCGCCGCTGCGGCGGGGATGCGATGA
- a CDS encoding 1-acyl-sn-glycerol-3-phosphate acyltransferase, which produces MAKGNRDSWNARIARAGLAALGGWRYVGELPAPRKAVCLAVPHTANQDGVLLVLLSQSVGLPISWMVKDAWGKGLTGPLVRGVGGVPIDRSAKHGMVDQMVREFERRDDFYLVIPPEGTRKRTEYWKSGFYRIALGAKVPVVPGFLDYRNKVGGFADPIEMTGDVHVDMDRIRAFYGNAAPMAQDPEKFGPIRLREEDQT; this is translated from the coding sequence GTGGCCAAGGGCAACCGCGACAGCTGGAACGCACGCATCGCGCGTGCAGGGCTCGCCGCCCTCGGAGGCTGGCGCTACGTGGGCGAGCTGCCTGCGCCGCGCAAGGCGGTGTGCCTGGCGGTGCCGCACACCGCCAACCAAGACGGGGTGCTGCTGGTGCTGCTGTCGCAGTCCGTGGGCCTGCCGATCTCGTGGATGGTGAAGGACGCGTGGGGCAAGGGCCTGACCGGCCCGCTCGTGCGCGGCGTCGGCGGGGTCCCCATCGATCGCTCCGCGAAGCACGGCATGGTCGATCAGATGGTGCGGGAGTTCGAGCGCCGCGACGACTTCTACCTCGTCATCCCGCCCGAGGGCACGCGCAAGCGGACGGAGTACTGGAAGTCCGGCTTCTATCGCATCGCGCTCGGGGCCAAGGTGCCGGTGGTGCCGGGCTTCCTCGACTATCGCAACAAGGTCGGCGGCTTCGCAGACCCGATCGAGATGACCGGCGACGTGCACGTCGACATGGACCGCATCCGAGCGTTCTACGGCAACGCCGCGCCGATGGCCCAGGACCCGGAGAAGTTCGGCCCGATTCGCCTGCGCGAAGAAGACCAGACATGA
- a CDS encoding cytochrome c — protein MSGHARARVLALGALAVLLGCHPRGEPTRTGTDHRAPDPALRRDLALTPAQTEYLAKLAANADAHPDDAQARKASGLAHMRFALSGVLSLRERAELDLEAALRLDRDDRELARALGRFYNMRAVERDGSKAGAQIEAYRAYLGDVAVGEMRSEQFVAYAFSQLGRILELRNRGRLLAAYGVVKQLEDQLRERTTRDPEDIELLAVAGNFSFFFAGNIPSGKKQRVRDAVNYFTQLRARWSQLREGARDPEQCPNTYENFMFELAEGHVTLGELDRARPIYEELTQLREPITRPKQQIAFVAAERLRNLDYYDGKLELMPPWPSDLGNCVVCHAYTSEVPLTTLYSREPLTLDDMPKVESKPIPSTARVPDEVRAILGEHCVRCHGTDGTAEAFATFESDAAALLHSAAIGRRVAAGEMPPDQPLPAGVADVLTRWATGEAPRR, from the coding sequence ATGAGCGGCCATGCGCGGGCGCGGGTGCTCGCACTGGGGGCGCTGGCGGTGTTGCTCGGCTGCCATCCCCGGGGCGAGCCCACGCGTACCGGCACCGACCACCGCGCGCCCGACCCGGCGCTGCGACGCGACCTCGCGCTGACGCCCGCGCAGACCGAGTACCTCGCGAAGCTGGCCGCGAACGCCGACGCGCACCCCGACGATGCGCAGGCCCGCAAGGCCTCGGGCCTCGCCCACATGCGCTTCGCACTCTCGGGCGTGCTGTCGCTGCGCGAGCGGGCGGAGCTCGACCTCGAGGCCGCGCTCCGGCTCGATCGCGACGATCGCGAGCTGGCACGCGCGCTCGGTCGCTTCTACAACATGCGCGCGGTCGAGCGCGACGGCAGCAAGGCGGGGGCGCAGATCGAGGCCTACCGTGCGTACCTCGGCGACGTCGCGGTCGGCGAGATGCGCTCCGAGCAGTTCGTCGCCTACGCGTTCTCCCAGCTGGGCCGCATCCTCGAGCTACGCAACCGCGGCCGCCTGCTCGCGGCCTACGGCGTGGTCAAGCAGCTCGAGGACCAGCTGCGCGAGCGGACCACCCGCGACCCCGAGGACATCGAGCTGCTCGCGGTCGCGGGCAACTTCTCGTTCTTCTTCGCCGGCAACATTCCCAGCGGCAAGAAGCAGCGCGTGCGCGATGCGGTGAACTACTTCACCCAGCTGCGCGCGCGGTGGTCCCAGCTGCGCGAGGGTGCCCGCGATCCCGAGCAATGCCCCAACACCTACGAGAACTTCATGTTCGAGCTGGCCGAGGGGCATGTGACGCTCGGCGAGCTCGACCGCGCGCGACCGATCTACGAGGAGCTCACGCAGCTGCGCGAGCCCATCACGCGCCCCAAGCAGCAGATCGCATTCGTGGCGGCCGAGCGCCTGCGCAACCTCGACTACTACGACGGCAAGCTCGAGCTGATGCCGCCGTGGCCGAGCGACCTCGGCAACTGCGTGGTGTGCCACGCGTACACCAGCGAGGTCCCGCTCACCACGCTCTACAGCCGTGAGCCGCTGACGCTCGACGACATGCCCAAGGTCGAGAGCAAGCCGATCCCCAGCACCGCGCGCGTGCCCGACGAAGTACGGGCGATCCTCGGCGAGCACTGCGTGCGATGTCACGGCACCGACGGCACCGCCGAGGCCTTCGCGACCTTCGAGAGCGATGCCGCCGCGCTGCTGCACTCGGCGGCGATCGGTCGACGCGTCGCGGCCGGCGAGATGCCACCCGACCAGCCGCTGCCGGCCGGCGTCGCCGACGTACTCACGCGCTGGGCGACCGGCGAAGCGCCCCGACGGTGA
- a CDS encoding SDR family NAD(P)-dependent oxidoreductase, whose product MRILVTGGAGFVGSHVAEGLVAQGHEVVVVGVAREEGPNRVPDGAAFEQVSVTDREGIERAFATWKPEVVSHHAAVANVTRSVRDPLHDAEVNVMGSLVVLQACLRHGVSRLVFASTGGAIYGDVPEGTKAKVDSPVFPMSPYACSKLAVEYYLRAAAREHGLAVNILRYGNVYGPRQSKHGAAAIAVFCAQILRGEPITITARRDSGDDGCIRDYVYVRDCVRANVIAAAGELDVQVLNVCTGVPATTADIARGLMRALGREVPLLRAPRRPGDVERSAIDEREFVRLVGEPTPLDEGLRLTAEWFAANVDPNAPL is encoded by the coding sequence ATGCGCATCCTCGTCACCGGCGGTGCCGGCTTCGTCGGCAGCCACGTCGCCGAGGGGCTGGTGGCGCAAGGACACGAGGTCGTCGTGGTCGGTGTCGCACGCGAGGAGGGCCCCAATCGCGTGCCCGACGGCGCGGCCTTCGAGCAGGTCAGCGTCACCGATCGCGAGGGCATCGAGCGCGCGTTCGCGACGTGGAAGCCCGAGGTCGTCAGCCATCACGCGGCGGTCGCAAACGTCACCCGCAGCGTGCGCGACCCGCTGCACGACGCCGAGGTCAACGTCATGGGCTCGCTGGTGGTCCTGCAGGCGTGCCTGCGCCACGGCGTCTCACGGCTGGTGTTCGCGAGCACCGGCGGGGCGATCTACGGCGACGTGCCCGAGGGCACCAAGGCCAAGGTCGACTCACCGGTGTTCCCGATGAGCCCGTATGCCTGCAGCAAGCTCGCGGTCGAGTACTACCTGCGTGCGGCCGCGCGCGAGCACGGGCTGGCGGTCAACATCCTGCGCTACGGCAACGTCTACGGCCCGCGGCAGAGCAAGCACGGCGCGGCCGCGATCGCGGTCTTCTGCGCGCAGATCCTCCGCGGCGAGCCCATCACGATCACCGCGCGGCGCGACAGCGGTGACGACGGCTGCATCCGCGACTACGTCTACGTGCGTGACTGCGTGCGCGCGAACGTCATCGCCGCCGCCGGCGAGCTCGACGTGCAGGTGCTCAACGTCTGCACCGGCGTGCCCGCGACCACCGCCGACATCGCGCGCGGCCTGATGCGCGCGCTCGGGCGTGAGGTGCCGTTGCTGCGTGCGCCGCGTCGCCCCGGTGACGTCGAGCGCTCCGCCATCGACGAGCGCGAGTTCGTGCGACTGGTCGGCGAGCCGACCCCGCTCGACGAGGGGCTTCGCCTCACCGCCGAGTGGTTCGCGGCCAACGTCGATCCCAACGCGCCGCTCTGA
- a CDS encoding activator of (R)-2-hydroxyglutaryl-CoA dehydratase gives MATTSEHRNDLLRVIQQPAVQQLLDDARERFSAEAGVSFRSINTQFQRPVEFDFTAQQRATTTLLFGGFTFRHEYLIKCAFENLGYKSAVLPTPNTDAFQAGKEYGNNGQCNPTYFTVGNLVQYLQWLRDEKGLSTQEIIDGYFFITAGACGPCRFGMYEAEYRLALRNAGFDGFRVLLFQQKGGLKQADVEAGLNLNTDFFMGIVNAINMGDLLNELANQMRPYEVVAGETDRVLDASLAFLGEAMKQKRPAALSGKIRELMSDSADKLDLLVKFLDMVTTDDYTAPLREVARRMNEVQLDRLQPKPMVKVTGEFWAQTTEGDGNFNMFRFLQTEGAEIITEPIATWLTYMLWQEKIKARDRRMIDETEADLKWWQVGKRLKLDSKYLKKRTAMEIADRIYRREYDRMREALGGTTHEIVDMFEMEKLAHQFYHTRSEGGEGHLEVAKNIYYTVKGIAHMVLSLKPFGCMPSTQSDGAQSAVINHFKDMIYLPIETSGEGEINAHSRVQMALGEAKAKCKREFADTLAKLPYSLDELRAWAERNPEVNRPLYHLPHYEGLTGTAARTARHIAERMQAEGIAPGARRPSDAELAAE, from the coding sequence ATGGCGACCACGTCCGAACATCGCAACGACCTGCTCCGCGTCATCCAACAGCCCGCCGTGCAGCAGCTGCTCGACGACGCCCGCGAGCGCTTCTCCGCCGAGGCCGGCGTCAGCTTCCGGTCGATCAACACCCAGTTCCAGCGCCCGGTCGAGTTCGACTTCACCGCGCAGCAGCGGGCCACCACCACGCTGCTCTTCGGCGGCTTCACGTTCCGGCACGAGTACCTCATCAAGTGCGCGTTCGAGAACCTCGGCTACAAGAGCGCGGTCCTGCCGACGCCCAACACCGATGCGTTCCAGGCCGGTAAGGAGTACGGCAACAACGGGCAGTGCAACCCGACGTACTTCACGGTCGGCAACCTCGTGCAGTACCTGCAGTGGCTGCGTGACGAGAAGGGTCTGTCGACGCAGGAGATCATCGACGGCTACTTCTTCATCACCGCCGGTGCCTGCGGCCCGTGCCGCTTCGGCATGTATGAGGCCGAGTACCGCCTCGCGCTGCGCAACGCCGGCTTCGATGGCTTCCGCGTGCTGCTGTTCCAGCAGAAGGGCGGCCTCAAGCAGGCCGACGTCGAGGCGGGCCTCAACCTCAACACCGACTTCTTCATGGGCATCGTCAACGCCATCAACATGGGTGACCTGCTCAACGAGCTGGCCAACCAGATGCGACCCTACGAGGTCGTGGCGGGCGAGACCGATCGCGTGCTCGATGCCTCGCTGGCGTTCCTCGGCGAGGCCATGAAGCAGAAGCGACCCGCGGCGCTGTCCGGCAAGATCCGCGAGCTCATGTCGGACTCCGCCGACAAGCTCGACCTGCTGGTCAAGTTCCTCGACATGGTCACGACCGACGACTACACCGCGCCGCTGCGCGAGGTCGCCCGTCGCATGAACGAGGTGCAGCTCGATCGTCTGCAGCCCAAGCCGATGGTGAAGGTCACCGGCGAGTTCTGGGCCCAGACCACCGAGGGCGACGGCAACTTCAACATGTTCCGGTTCCTCCAGACCGAGGGCGCCGAGATCATCACCGAGCCGATCGCGACCTGGCTGACCTACATGTTGTGGCAAGAGAAGATCAAGGCGCGCGACCGTCGGATGATCGACGAGACCGAGGCGGATCTGAAGTGGTGGCAGGTCGGCAAGCGCCTCAAGCTCGACAGCAAGTACCTGAAGAAGCGCACCGCGATGGAGATCGCGGACCGCATCTATCGCCGCGAGTACGATCGCATGCGCGAGGCGCTGGGTGGCACCACCCACGAGATCGTCGACATGTTCGAGATGGAGAAGCTCGCGCACCAGTTCTATCACACGCGTTCCGAGGGCGGCGAAGGCCACCTCGAGGTCGCGAAGAACATCTACTACACGGTCAAGGGCATCGCGCACATGGTGCTGTCGCTCAAGCCCTTCGGCTGCATGCCCTCGACGCAGTCCGACGGCGCGCAGTCGGCCGTCATCAACCACTTCAAGGACATGATCTACCTGCCCATCGAGACCTCGGGCGAAGGCGAGATCAATGCCCACAGCCGCGTGCAGATGGCACTCGGCGAGGCGAAGGCGAAGTGCAAGCGCGAGTTCGCCGACACGCTCGCGAAGCTGCCGTACTCGCTCGACGAGCTGCGCGCGTGGGCGGAGCGCAACCCCGAGGTGAACCGGCCGCTCTACCACCTGCCGCACTACGAGGGTCTCACCGGCACCGCGGCTCGCACGGCGCGTCACATCGCCGAGCGCATGCAGGCCGAGGGCATCGCGCCGGGCGCTCGTCGCCCGAGCGACGCCGAGCTCGCCGCCGAGTGA
- a CDS encoding peptidylprolyl isomerase, with protein MIPRLLLTVVLAATACTGKTSEGAPAGDAAPTADGKAANPKPAADPKLLDPDAATAQAPATYRVKFDTTKGPFTIEVVRQWAPIGADRFFNLVELGFYDDVAFFRAIDGFMVQFGLHGHPDVTRAWKAADLRDDPRTQRNAKGTISFANRGPNTRSTQVFINFNDNAPLDSMGFAPFGRVVEGLDVVESLHTGYGEGAPQGAGPDQMQIEREGNDYLRRRFPKLDWIKTAVVEK; from the coding sequence ATGATTCCGCGGCTGCTGCTCACCGTCGTCCTCGCTGCCACCGCTTGCACCGGCAAGACCTCCGAGGGGGCACCTGCCGGTGACGCGGCGCCGACGGCCGATGGCAAGGCCGCCAATCCCAAGCCCGCCGCCGACCCCAAGCTGCTCGATCCCGACGCTGCCACCGCGCAGGCGCCCGCGACCTATCGCGTGAAGTTCGACACCACCAAGGGTCCGTTCACGATCGAGGTCGTGCGACAGTGGGCGCCCATCGGCGCCGATCGCTTCTTCAATCTCGTCGAGCTCGGCTTCTACGATGACGTCGCGTTCTTCCGCGCGATCGATGGCTTCATGGTCCAGTTCGGCCTGCACGGACACCCCGATGTGACGCGGGCGTGGAAGGCCGCAGATCTGCGCGACGATCCCCGCACGCAGCGCAATGCGAAGGGCACCATCAGCTTCGCCAACCGCGGACCCAACACGCGCTCGACGCAGGTGTTCATCAACTTCAACGACAACGCGCCGCTCGACAGCATGGGCTTCGCGCCGTTCGGCCGCGTCGTCGAGGGCCTGGACGTGGTCGAGTCGCTGCACACCGGCTACGGCGAGGGCGCGCCACAGGGCGCGGGCCCGGATCAGATGCAGATCGAGCGCGAGGGCAACGACTACCTGCGGCGGCGTTTCCCGAAGCTCGATTGGATCAAGACCGCGGTCGTCGAGAAGTAG
- a CDS encoding acyl-CoA desaturase — MKQRNTRQAEPTLPRDFVSLDDPRVEPFGRDLDELRQRIEAEVGADDLTRVRRLDRLSRGLEITGRVLLHFSFEPVGFVAGVGALWLHKQLQATEIGHTALHGAYDRIEGAGRFHAKRFRWDVPIDERAWHHSHNVEHHQYTNVAERDPDLRYGMVRLSPRVPFRAHHRRQLWSVVYTWLGLGFFMNLHATGLDRVIIDGDAGPQRADEPAGQTLSDRRHAALRKYAPYYLYNFVLFPALAGAGWWKVLLGNWMAETLRDVYSAASIFCGHVGADVRDWPADTRPKGRAQWYAMQVQSANDFRVPYVLSVLCGGLDYQIEHHLFPRLPPERLRQIAPEVEALCEKHGMPYRVASWPATLGKVFRRLRSLTAEFVAPAAGVAATREQADAA, encoded by the coding sequence ATGAAACAGCGCAACACGCGCCAAGCCGAGCCGACGCTCCCCCGGGACTTCGTGTCGCTCGATGACCCCCGAGTCGAGCCCTTCGGACGCGATCTCGACGAGCTACGGCAGCGCATCGAGGCCGAGGTCGGGGCGGACGATCTCACCCGCGTGCGTCGGCTCGATCGGCTCTCCCGCGGTCTCGAGATCACCGGCCGCGTCCTGCTCCACTTCAGCTTCGAGCCCGTCGGCTTCGTCGCCGGGGTCGGCGCGTTGTGGCTGCACAAGCAGCTGCAGGCGACCGAGATCGGACACACCGCGCTGCACGGCGCCTACGATCGCATCGAGGGCGCCGGCCGCTTCCACGCCAAGCGCTTTCGTTGGGACGTGCCGATCGACGAGCGCGCGTGGCACCACAGCCACAACGTCGAGCACCACCAGTACACCAACGTCGCCGAGCGCGACCCCGACCTGCGCTACGGCATGGTGCGGCTCAGCCCACGGGTGCCGTTTCGTGCCCATCATCGGCGGCAGCTGTGGTCGGTGGTGTACACGTGGCTGGGCCTGGGCTTCTTCATGAACCTGCACGCCACCGGGCTCGACCGCGTGATCATCGACGGTGACGCGGGGCCCCAGCGCGCCGACGAGCCGGCCGGGCAGACGCTTTCCGATCGCCGTCACGCAGCGTTGCGAAAGTACGCGCCGTACTATCTCTACAACTTCGTGCTGTTCCCCGCGCTCGCGGGTGCAGGCTGGTGGAAGGTGCTGCTCGGCAACTGGATGGCCGAGACCCTGCGCGACGTGTACTCCGCGGCGTCGATCTTCTGTGGGCACGTCGGTGCCGACGTGAGGGACTGGCCCGCCGACACGCGACCCAAGGGGCGCGCGCAGTGGTACGCGATGCAGGTGCAGTCGGCGAACGACTTCCGGGTGCCGTACGTGCTGTCGGTGCTGTGCGGCGGGCTCGACTATCAGATCGAGCACCACCTGTTCCCGCGGCTGCCGCCGGAGCGCCTGCGGCAGATTGCGCCCGAGGTCGAGGCGCTGTGCGAGAAGCATGGCATGCCGTATCGCGTGGCCTCGTGGCCCGCGACGCTGGGCAAGGTGTTCCGACGTCTGCGCAGCCTCACTGCCGAGTTCGTCGCGCCCGCCGCCGGTGTCGCTGCCACGCGCGAGCAGGCCGACGCGGCGTGA
- a CDS encoding MATE family efflux transporter, protein MAARHDYATLLRLAWPVVLSRASQAVIGFSDAAMVASLGDEAIAATTTGASNSFNVFILPMGIAFIVQSFSAQLTGAGDAAGSRRFAWYGLGVALAAGLLTGLATLALPGTVALLGYTPAVQQLLVDYMAIRLTSCAAVIGIEALGAWYAGVGNTRLPMMVNLVAMVLNVGFNWVFIHGHLGSPALGVAGAAWASALASWCAFALVAFAFWRRIGVVAQGSRGPLRWSELARMLRFGLPNGINWFLEFAAFTFFVNVVVAELGTTAVAAFMAVVQVNSIAFMPAFGLASAGAILVGQAIGSDDRDAVPGLVRRTMVVAGGWQLFVGLVYALMPDRVMSIFARERASAELVEIGATMLLVSTAWQLFDAISITLSETLRAAGDTAWCMWARVVLAWVLFVPLAGLVVLRTGAGPVGAIACLVAYLAALALVLGWRFRSGAWRQIQLTEGQPAPG, encoded by the coding sequence ATGGCGGCACGGCACGACTACGCGACCCTCCTGCGCCTGGCGTGGCCGGTGGTGCTGTCGCGCGCGTCACAGGCGGTGATCGGCTTCTCGGACGCTGCGATGGTGGCGTCGCTGGGCGACGAGGCGATCGCAGCCACGACCACCGGTGCCTCGAACTCGTTCAACGTGTTCATCCTGCCGATGGGCATCGCGTTCATCGTGCAGAGCTTCTCCGCGCAGCTCACCGGCGCGGGCGATGCCGCCGGCTCGCGTCGCTTCGCGTGGTACGGCCTCGGCGTGGCGCTGGCGGCGGGCCTGCTCACCGGGCTCGCGACGCTGGCATTGCCCGGCACCGTCGCGCTGCTCGGCTACACACCCGCGGTGCAGCAGCTGCTGGTCGACTACATGGCGATCCGCCTGACCTCCTGCGCGGCAGTGATCGGGATCGAAGCCCTGGGTGCGTGGTACGCCGGCGTCGGCAACACGCGGCTGCCGATGATGGTGAACCTGGTCGCGATGGTGCTGAACGTCGGGTTCAATTGGGTGTTCATCCATGGCCACCTCGGGTCCCCTGCGTTGGGCGTCGCGGGGGCGGCGTGGGCCAGCGCGCTCGCCAGCTGGTGCGCATTCGCCCTGGTCGCGTTCGCGTTTTGGCGCCGCATCGGCGTGGTCGCGCAGGGCAGTCGAGGGCCGCTGCGGTGGTCCGAGCTGGCCCGCATGCTGCGCTTCGGGCTGCCCAACGGCATCAACTGGTTCCTCGAGTTCGCGGCGTTCACCTTCTTCGTGAACGTGGTCGTGGCCGAGCTCGGCACCACCGCAGTCGCGGCGTTCATGGCGGTGGTGCAGGTCAACTCGATCGCGTTCATGCCCGCGTTCGGACTCGCATCGGCCGGTGCAATCCTCGTGGGCCAGGCGATCGGCAGCGACGATCGCGACGCGGTCCCCGGCCTGGTCCGGCGCACGATGGTCGTCGCGGGCGGCTGGCAACTCTTCGTCGGGCTGGTCTATGCGCTCATGCCCGACCGCGTGATGTCGATCTTCGCGCGCGAGCGCGCCAGCGCCGAGCTGGTCGAGATCGGCGCGACGATGCTGCTGGTCAGCACCGCGTGGCAGCTGTTCGACGCCATCAGCATCACGCTGTCGGAGACCCTGCGGGCCGCCGGCGACACCGCGTGGTGCATGTGGGCGCGCGTCGTGCTGGCGTGGGTGCTGTTCGTCCCGCTCGCCGGACTCGTCGTGCTGCGCACGGGCGCGGGGCCCGTCGGGGCGATCGCGTGCCTGGTCGCCTATCTGGCCGCGCTGGCGCTGGTGCTCGGCTGGCGCTTCCGCAGCGGTGCGTGGCGGCAGATCCAGCTGACCGAAGGCCAGCCGGCTCCCGGATGA
- a CDS encoding NifU family protein, with the protein MITTLAQRLTVMLLDTAVERGAQSRFVGVRLAAGALDRARGWIGLDRVRRASPLPDWQPTAPDRPMWETDRKKLRKWQLDRGILKDETAGAEAQTPAVPADAIKVYYKRGCPYARAAIELLRERELPFVEQDVKGDPQTLEWLTIVTGRKTTPQVFVLGRPVGGYDELRALDQSGELAKMLGVDGPTQGDTDTDALVDDEVSVDDVRVRLEDGATVLALDVRSHAEADDTGMLAHAVLIPLHELEARATELDRAGVWVVYCKSGSRSRTAVSLLRGLGFAQVVSLAGGIEAWRAAGAPVVRLGATAPRTTAPRRLPVVHPERSPFEAALDLGDAITDVLEGDALVERVREVLAECRPLIQADGGDVELLDIQADIVHVALSGNCIGCPSSQATLRQGIERRLKQRIPQIKGIASPQLA; encoded by the coding sequence ATGATCACGACGCTAGCCCAGCGACTGACGGTGATGCTGCTCGACACAGCGGTCGAACGCGGCGCGCAATCTCGGTTCGTCGGCGTGCGTCTCGCGGCCGGTGCCCTCGATCGCGCACGCGGCTGGATCGGGCTCGATCGCGTGCGCCGTGCTTCGCCGCTGCCCGACTGGCAGCCGACCGCGCCCGATCGACCGATGTGGGAGACCGATCGCAAGAAGCTGCGCAAGTGGCAGCTCGATCGCGGCATCTTGAAGGACGAGACCGCCGGCGCCGAGGCGCAGACGCCGGCCGTACCGGCCGATGCGATCAAGGTCTACTACAAGCGCGGCTGCCCCTACGCGCGCGCGGCCATCGAGCTGCTGCGCGAGCGCGAGCTGCCGTTCGTCGAGCAGGACGTCAAGGGCGATCCGCAGACGCTCGAGTGGTTGACCATCGTGACCGGTCGCAAGACCACGCCGCAGGTGTTCGTGCTGGGCCGTCCGGTCGGCGGCTACGACGAGCTCCGCGCGCTCGATCAGAGCGGTGAGCTGGCGAAGATGCTCGGCGTCGACGGCCCGACGCAGGGCGACACCGACACCGACGCGCTGGTCGACGACGAGGTCAGCGTCGACGACGTCCGCGTCCGACTCGAGGACGGCGCGACCGTGCTCGCGCTCGACGTGCGCTCGCACGCCGAGGCCGACGACACCGGCATGCTCGCCCATGCCGTGTTGATCCCGCTGCACGAGCTCGAGGCGCGCGCGACCGAGCTCGATCGCGCGGGCGTTTGGGTGGTCTACTGCAAGAGCGGCTCGCGCTCGCGCACCGCAGTTTCGTTGCTGCGCGGCCTGGGCTTCGCGCAGGTGGTGAGCCTCGCCGGTGGCATCGAGGCCTGGCGCGCTGCCGGGGCGCCGGTGGTCCGACTCGGCGCCACCGCCCCGCGCACGACGGCGCCGCGCCGACTGCCGGTCGTGCACCCAGAGCGCTCTCCCTTCGAGGCCGCGCTCGATCTCGGTGACGCCATCACCGACGTACTCGAGGGTGACGCGCTGGTCGAGCGCGTGCGCGAGGTGCTGGCCGAGTGTCGTCCGCTGATCCAAGCCGACGGTGGCGATGTCGAGTTGCTCGACATCCAGGCCGACATCGTGCACGTCGCGCTGTCGGGCAACTGCATCGGCTGCCCGAGCTCACAGGCGACGCTGCGGCAGGGCATCGAGCGGCGCTTGAAGCAGCGCATCCCGCAGATCAAGGGCATCGCCTCGCCGCAGCTGGCGTAG